From the genome of Polynucleobacter sp. AM-7D1:
TTAAAAGATCAGCGTGTAATTGGCTATATGCCGCCACAACGTTTTGCTGAGCGCTTGAAAAAAGTACTAGCCAATTAACTTAACTGAGACTGAATAAGTGTTTACTTATTCAGTCTTCATCATCAAATTTATTTACTTGCTTTGAGAAGACGTGCAGCTTCGAGAGCGAAGTAAGTCAAGATACCATCTGCACCAGCACGTTTAAACGCGAGCAAAGACTCCATCATCACAGCGTCGTGATCAAGCCAGCCGTTTTGTGCAGCGGCTTTGAGCATGGCGTATTCACCGCTCACTTGATATGCGTAGGTTGGGTAATTAAATTCATCACGAACTCTGCGCACGATATCTAAGTAAGGCATACCAGGCTTGACCATCACCATATCAGCACCTTCGCTGATATCGAGAGCAACCTCCCGCAAAGCCTCATCAGTATTGGCGCAATCCATTTGATAGGTTTTTTTATCGGCTTTACCTAAATTTTTTGCTGAACCTACTGCATCACGGAACGGGCCATAAAAAGCCGAAGCGTATTTGGCTGAGTAAGCCATGATGCGAGTGTGAATGAGTTTATTTTGCTCTAGTGCTTCACGAATTTTTCCGATGCGGCCATCCATCATGTCTGATGGTGCCACGATATCAACACCAGCTTGAGCTTGAGCAATCGCTTGTTGTACCAAGATTGCCGTAGTCTC
Proteins encoded in this window:
- the hemB gene encoding porphobilinogen synthase, which gives rise to MKSQANSLLNFPNHRPRRMRRDDWSRRLMQENHLHASDLIYPVFLLEGSNQSQAVSSMPGVNRVSLDLLYSVAEECVSLGIPVMALFPVIDASLKTPDGKEAFNPNGLIPTTVRKLKQRFPNLGIMTDVALDPYTSHGQDGVLDEHGRILNDETTAILVQQAIAQAQAGVDIVAPSDMMDGRIGKIREALEQNKLIHTRIMAYSAKYASAFYGPFRDAVGSAKNLGKADKKTYQMDCANTDEALREVALDISEGADMVMVKPGMPYLDIVRRVRDEFNYPTYAYQVSGEYAMLKAAAQNGWLDHDAVMMESLLAFKRAGADGILTYFALEAARLLKASK